The following DNA comes from Flavisolibacter ginsenosidimutans.
TCCAATCAACGCTGCAGCCCAGTTTCTTTATCTGGTGATAAATAATGCCGCCGTATTTTTCTTTCCACTCGAAGGCGTGCTTCAAAAATTCTTCCCGCGTAAGCTGGTGTTTAGAAATGCCTTTTTCTTTTTCGAGCATCTGCACAACCTTGGCTTCCGTAGCAATGGAAGCGTGATCGGAACCCGGAACCCAACAAGCGTTGAAACCGCTCATGCGGGCCTTGCGCACCAGAACGTCCTGCACGGTTTCGTTCAAGGTGTGTCCCATGTGCAAGACACCGGTTACATTGGGCGGCGGTATTACTACGGCATAAGGCGGACGGTCGTCTGGCGTACTGTTGAAATAGCCTTTGTCCATCCAATGCTGGTACCATTTTTCTTCGACGGTATCGGGCAAAAAATTTTTCGAAAGTGGAGTGCTCATGAAATAAAATTGGTGTGCAAATTTAGGCACACCAATTTTTATAGAAGGAAATGAAGAGAACTTAGGTAAATTTTTTATTGTCCATTTTATTTTCTACGTCTTTGCAGATGTAAGTTCCGCCCTCGCTTACGATGATGATGGCTTCGATCATTTCGGTACTCGGCGAATTTTTGGTAACGTAACCTTTCGCACCCAATTGCATAAGTGCCCGCACGTAAGCCGGCTGGTTGTTGATGGACGTACCGATGATTTTAACGGCGGGGCAGATTTGCGAGATTTCGCGGGTTGCGTCAAAGCCGTTTACCGGGCTCATGTTGATGTCCATCAGCATTACGTCGGGGCCAACCTTTACTGCACATTCAATGGCTTCGTCACCGGAGGAACATTCGGCAATAACATCAATGCGAACGTCTCTCTGCAAGACCATTCTCCAGGTCTGGCGCACCATTGCGTGATCGTCTACAATAACCAAACGAACGGGTTTGTTCATACGTACAGTTGATTTATACAGTTGCGCTCTTCTGCAGACGCAGGAGGAGGCCAAGGGTTTCGCTTGTGTGTTCGTTGGTTATTGCGAGCTAATTACAATAAAACATGCCGTGTCTAGCGCAGCAAACTTATTCAAACTCCAACTGGCTGTTGTTAATGTAATTTACCAGGGCGGCGGCGTTTTTCAGGTTCAGCTTTTTTAGTACGTTGTAGCGGTGTACCTCTACGGTTTTTACGGATATGTCGAGGCTCTCGGCAATTTCTTTCGACGAAAAACCTTTTTTAATGAATTGAATGATTTCAATCTCGCGTTGCGAAAGGGCATTCACACCGTTGGACTGGTCTTCGCCGTTGATAACTTGTTCCGAAAGGATGTTTTTTATTTCCTCGCAAATATACCGGCGGCCTTGTTGCACTTCGGTAATGGCCCGGAACATTTCCTCGCGGGAAGAATTTTTGGTTACGTAACCCATCGCGCCTTTCTGCATCATTTTGCGGGCATAAGTTGGCTGCGTGTGCAGCGAAACGCCCAGGATTTTTGAGGCGGGCGAATATTTGCGGATCAGTTGCGTCGCCTCAATGCCGTTCATTCC
Coding sequences within:
- a CDS encoding response regulator; this encodes MNKPVRLVIVDDHAMVRQTWRMVLQRDVRIDVIAECSSGDEAIECAVKVGPDVMLMDINMSPVNGFDATREISQICPAVKIIGTSINNQPAYVRALMQLGAKGYVTKNSPSTEMIEAIIIVSEGGTYICKDVENKMDNKKFT
- a CDS encoding response regulator; translated protein: MDKITILIADDHTLVRETWSFILNTDERFKVVAESGSGEEAVELARQMRPDVVIMDINLPGMNGIEATQLIRKYSPASKILGVSLHTQPTYARKMMQKGAMGYVTKNSSREEMFRAITEVQQGRRYICEEIKNILSEQVINGEDQSNGVNALSQREIEIIQFIKKGFSSKEIAESLDISVKTVEVHRYNVLKKLNLKNAAALVNYINNSQLEFE